From the genome of Vicia villosa cultivar HV-30 ecotype Madison, WI linkage group LG2, Vvil1.0, whole genome shotgun sequence, one region includes:
- the LOC131651927 gene encoding large ribosomal subunit protein uL4, with protein sequence MATAAARPLVTVQALEGDMATDATTTLPIPDVMRASIRPDIVNFVHSNISNNSRQPYAVSRRAGHQTSAESWGTGRAVSRIPRVAGGGTHRAGQAAFGNMCRGGRMFAPTRIWRRWHRKINVNQKRYAVVSAIAASAVPSLVLARGHRIETVPEFPLVVGDSAEGVEKTKEAIKVLKKIGAFPDAEKAKDSHGIRPGKGKMRNRRYISRKGPLIVYSTEGAKAVKAFRNIPGVEITNVERLNLLKLAPGGHLGRFVIWTKSAFEKLDSIYGSFDKPSEKKKGYVLPRAKMTNSDLTRIINSDEVQSVVRPIKKEVKRATLKKNPLKNLNVMLRLNPYAKTAKRAALLAEAQRVKAKAEKLDKKRKTVSKEEASAIKAAGKAWYNTMVSDSDYTEFDNFSKWLGVSQ encoded by the exons ATGGCCACCGCCGCAGCACGTCCCCTTGTAACCGTCCAAGCCCTAGAAGGAGACATGGCCACCGATGCAACAACCACCCTCCCCATTCCCGATGTCATGCGTGCTTCAATCCGTCCTGACATCGTCAATTTTGTCCACTCCAACATCTCCAATAACAGCCGTCAGCCTTACGCTGTCAGCCGTCGTGCCGGTCACCAAACCTCCGCTGAATCATGGGGAACCGGTCGTGCTGTTTCCCGTATCCCCCGTGTTGCCGGTGGTGGAACTCACCGTGCCGGACAGGCTGCATTCGGAAATATGTGTCGTGGTGGTAGGATGTTTGCTCCAACCAGGATCTGGCGCAGGTGGCACCGTAAGATCAACGTTAACCAGAAGCGTTACGCGGTTGTTTCCGCCATTGCTGCTTCCGCAGTCCCTTCACTCGTTCTCGCTCGTGGTCACAGAATCGAGACTGTTCCCGAGTTTCCTCTCGTAGTTGGTGATTCAGCTGAGGGAGTTGAGAAAACAAAGGAAGCTATCAAGGTTCTGAAGAAGATCGGAGCTTTTCCCGATGCTGAGAAAGCGAAAGACAGCCATGGAATTCGTCCTGGAAAGGGGAAAATGCGCAACCGTCGATATATCTCTCGTAAGGGTCCACTCATTGTTTACAGTACTGAAGGAGCTAAAGCTGTGAAAGCTTTCAGGAACATTCCTGGTGTTGAGATAACCAATGTGGAGAGGTTGAATCTTTTGAAGCTTGCACCTGGTGGACATTTGGGTAGGTTTGTGATTTGGACCAAATCTGCGTTTGAGAAATTGGATTCGATTTATGGGTCGTTTGATAAGCCTTCTGAGAAGAAGAAAGGGTATGTTCTACCTAGGGCTAAGATGACGAATTCTGATTTGACTAGGATTATTAATTCTGATGAAGTTCAATCTGTTGTGAGACCTATTAAGAAGGAAGTTAAGCGTGCGACTCTTAAGAAGAATCCTCTTAAGAATCTTAATGTTATGCTTAGACTTAATCCTTATGCTAAGACTGCTAAGAGAGCGGCTTTGCTTGCTGAGGCTCAACGTGTTAAGGCTAAGGCAGAGAAGCTTGATAAGAAGAGGAAGACTGTTTCTAAG GAGGAAGCTTCTGCTATCAAAGCTGCAGGAAAAGCTTGGTACAACACCATGGTCTCAGATTCTGATTATACCGAGTTTGACAACTTCTCCAAGTGGCTGGGGGTTTCACAGTGA
- the LOC131646705 gene encoding heavy metal-associated isoprenylated plant protein 22-like, giving the protein MGALDFLSDYFSVTPKKKRKPMQTVEIKVKMDCDGCERRVRSSVSHMSGVKEVDVNREQSKVTVTGYVDRNKVLKKVQSTGKRAKFWPYVEYNLVAYPYVTQAYAKNAPSGFVKNTELALPNPNGADDNITSFFSDDNPNACSIM; this is encoded by the exons ATGGGTGCTCTAGATTTCCTTTCAGATTACTTCTCTGTCACTCCAAAAAAGAAACGCAAGCCAATGCAG ACAGTTGAAATAAAGGTGAAAATGGACTGTGATGGCTGTGAAAGAAGAGTTAGAAGTTCAGTTTCCCATATGTCAG GTGTGAAGGAAGTGGATGTGAATAGAGAGCAAAGCAAGGTAACAGTGACTGGTTATGTGGATAGAAACAAGGTGTTGAAGAAAGTGCAAAGCACAGGAAAAAGAGCAAAGTTTTGGCCATATGTTGAATATAACTTGGTGGCATATCCTTACGTAACTCAAGCATATGCAAAGAATGCACCCTCTGGATTTGTGAAGAACACTGAATTAGCATTACCAAATCCAAATGGAGCAGATGATAACATCACTTCTTTCTTCAGtgatgataatcctaatgcatGCTCAATCATGTGA